In one Legionella clemsonensis genomic region, the following are encoded:
- a CDS encoding acetoacetate decarboxylase, translating into MNESQIRENAFAMPFASPSYPRGPYRFINREYLIITYETEMDLLREIVPAPLEVTEPLVKFEVIRMPDSTGFGDYTESGQVIPVRYQGKEGGYTHAMYLDDHPPIAGGREIWGFPKKLARPHLTVEKETLLGTLDYGHNRIATATMGYKYQTLDLKKVAQAMVTPSYLLKIIPHVDGSTRICELVEYHLEDVTIKGAWTGPAQLELFHHALAPVARLPVKKVINGMHFVSDLTLPYGRVVYDYLK; encoded by the coding sequence ATGAATGAATCACAAATTAGGGAAAATGCCTTTGCGATGCCTTTTGCCAGCCCTTCCTATCCCCGCGGCCCTTATCGGTTTATTAACCGTGAGTATCTCATCATTACTTACGAAACCGAAATGGATTTATTGCGAGAAATTGTCCCTGCCCCTCTGGAGGTTACCGAACCACTGGTAAAATTTGAAGTCATCCGCATGCCTGATTCTACAGGTTTTGGCGATTATACAGAATCAGGTCAGGTAATCCCCGTGCGTTATCAGGGAAAGGAAGGCGGATATACCCATGCTATGTATCTCGATGATCACCCACCTATTGCAGGAGGACGGGAAATTTGGGGCTTTCCTAAAAAACTTGCTCGACCTCATCTAACCGTTGAAAAGGAAACACTTTTAGGTACCTTAGACTATGGCCATAATCGCATTGCAACCGCTACCATGGGCTATAAATATCAGACACTTGATCTTAAAAAGGTTGCTCAAGCGATGGTTACCCCATCCTATCTATTAAAAATTATTCCTCATGTTGATGGTAGTACCCGCATTTGTGAACTTGTTGAATATCATCTAGAGGATGTCACCATAAAGGGAGCATGGACAGGTCCTGCACAACTAGAACTCTTTCATCATGCGTTAGCACCGGTGGCCAGATTACCTGTAAAAAAAGTCATTAACGGTATGCATTTTGTTTCAGATTTGACCTTACCTTACGGGCGGGTTGTTTATGATTATTTGAAATAA